In the Castor canadensis chromosome 1, mCasCan1.hap1v2, whole genome shotgun sequence genome, aataatttcaacaggtttcattctatttttatatatgaatacaaaatacatctaccacagtcaccctcattcaccttttccttatgcccttccctctcccactggtacccacccctggaaaagacctattttaccctcttgttctttgtttttttgtttttggtggtactagggtttgaactctgagcttaatgcttgttaggcaggctctctactatttgagccactctaccaactcttttttgtgttaggtattttcaacgtagggtcttatgaactacttgcctggacttgcttcaaactgtgattctcatggaaggaagaaagaaagtataATCTTTCCCTGCTATCACTTTCACTTCAAAAAATATGGCAAACcacaatggatgaatggattaagaaaatgtgatatatatacacaatggaattttattcagccataaagaataatagtGGAGAAtagcatgttaagtgaagtaagcctggTTCAAAAGTCAAAGATCACCTGTGTTCCCCATATATGGAAGCTAGACataagttaaatgtacacataaatacatatatgattagAGAGAGAGGTAGAACAAGATTATATTAGTGGATCTATCTATGGGATctacaggagagggaaagaaaatgttctagaatgaaaaatactgaaacattccATCTGTATATGGATATAATGTAATGCACTGTAAACtgctgaatattaggggagcatggtgatggagaaagagtaagtaatgggggttaatctgattaaagcatgatgtatacatgtctgaaatgccaaggcaaaactcccttAGACTATTAatgtacacttttttttaaaaatgatgagcTGGGCGCCgatggttcatgtctataatcctagctactttctTAGTTTTCATCCTTTTGAAGAGTGAAGGACAGTAATATTGCAGAATGTTGTTCAGCTTGGGCTTCCCTTGTGCTTTTTCATGATCAGATCAGGTTAAGTGTTGTTGGTAAGAACAACAGAATAATGATGTAAAATTTCATGTCTCCCCAGTGCATAATGTAGGGGGCTCACAGCATCATTTATCTCATTCTTGTCATGTCCACTTTAGGAAATTTTTATACAGGGCATATAAAGTTACATTTCCCTTCacaagtaataaatatttattacggGATACTTTgaggcaataaaaatatttttcatcaaaaagTAGTCATGGTGTTTGATTCTGTCAGGTGGACTTTTTTCAAGGCATATGACTCAATTTAACAGTGTACATCAAAGATCTTCACATCCTCAAAGAAAATTCACTGttgtaaatgattttaaaaggcaATCAGAAGTGTAGTTGAATATTTCAGTGTGTCTATTTACCACAGTGTTATTTATAAGAGTTAATTTAAAATGGCTAGCTATGTTATAGTACatccaaagagaaaatattttatacatatttaaaatgaaacttttgATGACAGAACCAGAGAGAATAAGAACTAAGAAATCTTGTGTCCCTTCAGTTTAGACTCAGTAACATTCTGAATGCAAGGGTCAAAACCCAGCCTTAGTCTCTATTCTTCACCAGTTTCATTGTCCTGATCCATAAAGTCTTCATGGCCTTCTTCACTTCAGCATTTCTCAGGGAGTAGATGACAGGGTTGAGGAGTGGAGTTATCATTGTGTAGAACACAGCCACCATCTTGTCAACGGACGTAGTGTTAGAAGGCCTCAGATAGATGAAGACACATGGTGCAAAGAATAACACAACAACAGTGACATGGGACCCACACGTGGAGAGGGCTTTGCGCTGCCCTTCAGAGCTCTGAGTTCTCAGATGGAACAAAATGACCACATAGGATGCTAGGAGAATCACAAAACTGATCACGGTCAGGGTTCCCCCATTGATAACAATCAGCAGACCAATGAGGAAGGTATCTGAGCAGGCAAGTTTAAGCAGAGGAAGTACATCACAGAAATAGTGGTTGATGACATTGGGGCCACAGAAGGGCAAGTGGAAAATGAGAAGGATTTGGGCAAGGGAATGCACAAAGCCTCCTGTCCATGCTGTTCCCAGGAGGACAGCACACACCTGCCGGTTCATGATGCTTGTGTAGTGCAGGGGCTTGCAGATGgctacatagcggtcataggccatcactgtGAGCAGGAACATCTCAATGCCACCAAAGAAGTGGAAGAAGAAAACCTGTGTGATGCAACCCCACAGGGATATGGATTTCCTTTCAGCCAGCAGGTCTGAGATGAGTTTGGGAGCTGTAGTGGAGGAGTAGCAGATCTCCACAAAGGACAGGTaactgaggaagaagtacatgggggaaCCAAGACTTCTGCTGATAATGACAATGAGAACAATGAGGAAATTCCCCAGTATAATTGCTGTGTACAAGAGCAGAAATATCACAAAGCAAATTTTCTGCAACTTCTGGTTGGGTGAAAGTCctagaaaaatgaactcagtcacATTATGTAAATTAGCCATGAGGTTACCACTAAGAGACAGCAATTTTGGTGGTGCGCTCTGAAAAGATACAAAACAAAGGTTTCTTCATCGAATAGGTACATTCAATAAAATTCTTTGCATATCTGAGATTCTTGTGAGCTAGATTGAAAGATGAGTAATGTGTAGAAGGAAGAACATGCCAAGAAGTCAGATAGCAAGTGCAAAACATTGTGTGTTGCTAGAGATAGGAGATTGTGTGTTCTCTAGACAGGAGAAGTGCAAGCATACAGCTGTAGAGAGAGACTAATAGCAGGTCATGAAAGCTGTTACAGATTTTGGGTTTTATCCTGAAGCCAATTGGGAATTATCAAGAGTTTTTGTCAATTGGAAAGTAAATCACTTTTTATGGAGCACATAGACCAGTGAAAACAGACCAGAGAGTGCTGACATTCTAAAAATTAAGTCCCCTTGTTCAAAATATGAGCTAGGCAGGATAGTGTGACTATTCCACATTAGAGTCCTTTCTGTTGCCTTTGAAAGGTTTTAATAGTCTTTCACCTGCAACTTTCCTTCATTGGTCTTCTCCTTGTTCCTTTTCTATCCTTGATTTGCAGTGTTTGGAACATTCCCACATccctttcagtgttttcagaagAGACATACCTGTACCATCCTTGACACTCATCACCACTAAGAGGACCACAAAGTTGATTATAGATAGGGTCTGTgatcttatttctgttttcctaattCTTGCCTTGTATACTTGGTTATTTGATGACTATGTCCCTTTCTATCCAGCTCAGTTAATTTACAATTCTCCACTTTATTATCTCTCTAATTTCCTCCAGTCATATGCCCCCAGGGACAACAAAGCTCCAACATCCCTCTACAGTGCCCATTACTCATGCTCTGACTCATCCTTCCCAACAGCCCAGCCTTCTAACACTTCAGGGTATCACTCAGACTTCCCAGTGGCAAAGTTAAGACTATTCAAGTCCATGGTGGACTTTGCTCAAGACAGTTCAGGTGTGTTTATTAACCCAGCTTCTCATATAGTGAGAGTCTGAGGCACCTGCCTCAGAGACAGATGATTTCTACTCATACTATAAAGTTTTCTTCCTTTAGTGATCTGATAGTATATGATGGTTAAAAACCAATATGATTCTGAGGGAAGTTAtaattacagaaatgaaagagCAGAGACCAACCCTAAATTCTTAGATCACTGTGGAATTCTCCTAAGAAGCCATTCATGGAAGAAAGCATTGCAAGAGTTCAGACTACCAAGTGGGCCCTAGTGTTTTCCCATCTCTATGACATATAGAAAGTTCTTAAATCTTTCAGAAACTTAAGGTTCAAAACGTAACATGCAGATAATACCTACTTCACAGGTAGATGCTATAAATCCCGATTTCAGTCTTGTCCCAGGATAAGTTAAGTTCACGTCCTATGAATCCTTGAGTTCCTCTCAGGGATAGGAAGTTCATCTCCCCAAAACATAGGCCCTCACAACCAGTGGTCCTCTTCTTTAAGTACATTTTGGAATCACAACACTTACCATGCtgatttataattgttttatatgGCTGTCTGACCCACTGCAGTATGAGCTTCCTTAGGGAATAGATTGTCTTACCTCTCCATCTCCAGTGCATACCAAGTGACTGACATGAAGTAACATTTAGTGAATATTAATAGAATAAGTGAACCATGGATTctagcttcattagccttagcaCAGTATTTGACACATTgcaggtattcaataaatattaaaagaacaaaGGTCCCCAACATCTGATACCACACCTTGTCCTTCCCTGTGTCCCACCTAGGGCCTGGCACAGTGCTTACCTCTAAGACTCATGAAAGTGCACT is a window encoding:
- the LOC141412290 gene encoding olfactory receptor 4X2-like; the encoded protein is MANLHNVTEFIFLGLSPNQKLQKICFVIFLLLYTAIILGNFLIVLIVIISRSLGSPMYFFLSYLSFVEICYSSTTAPKLISDLLAERKSISLWGCITQVFFFHFFGGIEMFLLTVMAYDRYVAICKPLHYTSIMNRQVCAVLLGTAWTGGFVHSLAQILLIFHLPFCGPNVINHYFCDVLPLLKLACSDTFLIGLLIVINGGTLTVISFVILLASYVVILFHLRTQSSEGQRKALSTCGSHVTVVVLFFAPCVFIYLRPSNTTSVDKMVAVFYTMITPLLNPVIYSLRNAEVKKAMKTLWIRTMKLVKNRD